Genomic DNA from Bacillota bacterium:
GCGGAATCTACTTTACACCGCGGTGACCCGGGCCAAACGGATGGTGGTGTTGGTGGGGACCAAGAAGGCTGTGGCCATAGCGGTGAAAAACAACAAGATCGAAACGCGCAACAGTCTGCTTCGGGATTTCCTTCAGGGACACCAGGGTCAGTTGTCCCTTGAGGAGCTGTAGGTGCGTTGAACCAAAGCCACCATGTGGTATATATTGCAGAAGATAACGGACGAATTTACGTGGGCAGTTCCCACAATCCTGCCCTGGATGCCGTCTATTTCACCCGCCAGGGCATTCCTTTCCTGTGGTGTATTTCCCAACCCCTTCCCGCATATTTGGCGGAGTGGGTGAAGGAGGAAACGGCCCTCTTTCTGAAAAAGGGCGGGGAGCGGCCCTCTTCGGCCAAGTTCTTCCGGGCACTGCTCCGCAGCTTCGGCCAACATCCCCAGGTTGCCGCAGCCTTGGTCCCACCTCGTTTGGTGTCTGCAGACGCTTTCTATCGGGTGCCATGCAATCTAGGGGTGCCACCGGTCTTGGAAGGGCGTCTGTTGCGGTATGGGGAGGTGCTTGGGTGGAAGGAAAGGACCGGTGGCTTCGCTCCCCTGGCTTTCCGGGATCACCTGCATCTGCTGGCCCTAGCAGGAAAGATCCTTATGTTTCCTGCCATTACTGCTGGTCCCGAGGGTTGGCGGTGTCACCGCTGCGGCAACAAAACTGCCATTGATCTCATTCCCTGCGAAAGGTGCCAGGGGGTTTGTCCCGCCTGCGCGGATTGTCGGAGCCTTGGCCTGTTGCGGGGCTGTGAGTGGCTTTATGCCTTTCCCTCCCTCCACCGCTTGATTCCCCGGTCGGGGCCCTTGTTACAGCTAAGTTACGAGCTTTCTCCGCCGCAGCAGGCGGCCGCGGAGCAAGTGTTGAAGCTTGTCAATGACCCCTCCCAGTCCTGCTGTTTGGTGTGGGCGGTGTGCGGTGCCGGCAAGACGGAAGTGGTCTATCCGGCGATGGAGGCGGTCTTAATGCGGGGGGGCCGTGTCTTGTTTGCGGTGCCCCGACGGGATGTGGTGGTGGAATTGAGAGAAAGGATCGCTAAAGCCTTCCCCCAAGTGCCGGTGGTGGGGCTTTATGGCGGAACACCGGAACGTTATGGCAAAGGTTCTGTGACGGTGGCCACCACCCATCAGGTGTTGAGGTTTTATCGGGCCTTCGACTTAGTGATTCTCGATGAGCTGGATGCTTTTCCCTTTCGGGGCTCGCCTATGTTAAAGATGGCCCTGGAGCGGGCCCGCAAGCCCGAAGGCAAACTGGTCTATATGAGTGCCACCCCCACGGAAGAACTCATCCGGCGGGGACAAAGGGGCGAGGTGCACTTGGCCTTCATTTCCGCCAGGCACCATGGTTTTCCCGTCCCAGAACCAAAGATAGTGCTCCGGCGCTGGTGCCATTGGGGAGAGAGTCGGCGGCAAAGGGAGGCGTTGATCAGGGCCCTGGATCAGGAAATTCTGCGGACCTTTCGGTGGAGGAGGTTGTTGCTGTTCGTCCCCTACGTGGCCATGGCCCAACCCCTGATGGAATTGCTCAAGACACGGGGTTGGCCTGTGGACTATTGCTATGCCGCAGATCCCCTACGCCAAGAGAAGATCCGCAGGTTCAGGGAGGCGGATCCGATGATCCTGGTGGCTACCTCCCTGTTGGAGCGGGGTGTCACTATTCCCCAAGTGGACGTGGTGATCCTCTTTGCCCATGAGGCTCGGATCTACGATGCTAGCACTTTGATTCAGATGAGTGGACGGGTGGGCAGGACTGCCCAGTGGCCCACGGGGCGTTGTCTGATGGTAGCTAAGGAAAAGACTCCGGCCATGGTTAGGGCCTTGGGTATTATCCGCCAGTTTAACGACCAGGCCCAAAAACAAAGGTACTTGTCCCCTGAGGGGGAAAAGTACCTTGTCCAGATGCGCAAGGGGAAAGGGGATAACTACTCTTCCCTATGACCCGCCGAGACCTTTGAACTGGGCCATCAGAGCCTCCACCGCCTGGGGATCTAGCTGCAGGATTCTGGACCGGGAAGTCACCCGAGTCCGGTAGTTTTCATCGATGGTGATGACGATGGGAGTGGGATCTGCTGTGGGATCCAGGCGGATCTCCCATTTGGTCTGGCCCAGACTCGGACTGTCCGCCTTTTCCACCGCAAGGCCCTGCAGACTGTTAAGGAGCCCGGTCATGGTTTCCAAGGACACCTCTTCCGTGCCACAATACCACGCATCCTTGGCCCGGACGAAGATCCATTCCCCGGTTTCGTCCCGGAAAGCGACCTCATCCAAGTCGCCCGGGCTAAACCG
This window encodes:
- a CDS encoding DEAD/DEAH box helicase family protein, which encodes MNQSHHVVYIAEDNGRIYVGSSHNPALDAVYFTRQGIPFLWCISQPLPAYLAEWVKEETALFLKKGGERPSSAKFFRALLRSFGQHPQVAAALVPPRLVSADAFYRVPCNLGVPPVLEGRLLRYGEVLGWKERTGGFAPLAFRDHLHLLALAGKILMFPAITAGPEGWRCHRCGNKTAIDLIPCERCQGVCPACADCRSLGLLRGCEWLYAFPSLHRLIPRSGPLLQLSYELSPPQQAAAEQVLKLVNDPSQSCCLVWAVCGAGKTEVVYPAMEAVLMRGGRVLFAVPRRDVVVELRERIAKAFPQVPVVGLYGGTPERYGKGSVTVATTHQVLRFYRAFDLVILDELDAFPFRGSPMLKMALERARKPEGKLVYMSATPTEELIRRGQRGEVHLAFISARHHGFPVPEPKIVLRRWCHWGESRRQREALIRALDQEILRTFRWRRLLLFVPYVAMAQPLMELLKTRGWPVDYCYAADPLRQEKIRRFREADPMILVATSLLERGVTIPQVDVVILFAHEARIYDASTLIQMSGRVGRTAQWPTGRCLMVAKEKTPAMVRALGIIRQFNDQAQKQRYLSPEGEKYLVQMRKGKGDNYSSL